One part of the Nostoc sp. PCC 7120 = FACHB-418 genome encodes these proteins:
- a CDS encoding IS110 family transposase produces the protein MENISVWVGIDVSKATLDVYIRPIGKALKFANTELEIFNLVEQLKFYDLNLIVLEATGGLETELVIQLQAAMLPVALINPRQGRNFAKATGKLAKTDAIDAQILAHFGEAMKPQVLNIESQASRQLGELISRRRQLVEMQTAEKNRRSRARGKALADIEAHIEYLDERLKQLNQEIEQLTQNNQQWIEKVNLLKTTPGIGQVISTTLVSDLPELGQLTAKQISRLVGVAPINHDSGQHKGKRMINGGRAHVRATLYMGAVVAMRHNPVIKAFYERLVERGKSKKLALTACVHKMLVILNAMVRDNLPWRVTDNLQPIPNA, from the coding sequence ATGGAAAACATCTCTGTGTGGGTAGGCATTGACGTGAGCAAAGCGACCCTCGATGTTTATATCCGTCCCATCGGTAAAGCATTGAAGTTTGCTAATACAGAACTAGAAATATTTAATTTAGTTGAACAATTAAAATTTTATGATTTGAACCTCATCGTACTAGAAGCAACCGGAGGATTAGAAACAGAACTGGTCATTCAACTACAGGCAGCAATGCTACCAGTAGCATTAATCAATCCACGTCAAGGACGAAATTTTGCCAAAGCCACTGGTAAACTCGCCAAAACAGATGCTATCGATGCACAAATATTGGCACACTTTGGGGAAGCAATGAAACCTCAAGTGTTAAACATTGAGTCACAAGCATCTCGTCAATTAGGAGAATTAATTAGTCGTCGAAGACAATTAGTTGAGATGCAAACTGCTGAAAAAAATCGACGCTCACGCGCCCGTGGTAAAGCATTGGCAGATATTGAAGCACACATTGAATATCTTGACGAACGTCTCAAACAACTCAATCAAGAAATTGAGCAATTAACTCAAAACAATCAACAATGGATTGAAAAAGTTAATTTACTCAAAACTACTCCTGGTATTGGCCAAGTTATTTCGACAACTCTGGTTTCTGATTTGCCAGAACTCGGTCAACTCACTGCCAAACAAATTTCTCGCTTAGTTGGTGTTGCACCTATCAATCATGATAGTGGTCAACACAAAGGTAAGCGCATGATTAATGGCGGTCGCGCTCATGTTCGTGCCACTCTTTATATGGGTGCTGTTGTTGCTATGCGTCATAATCCGGTTATCAAGGCCTTTTATGAGCGTCTTGTCGAACGTGGTAAATCGAAAAAATTAGCTCTCACTGCTTGCGTTCATAAAATGTTAGTCATTTTAAATGCAATGGTTCGGGATAATTTACCTTGGCGTGTTACTGACAACTTACAACCCATTCCCAACGCTTAA
- a CDS encoding metallophosphoesterase, producing MHWLFTGRLSVDKITVKIANLSPSLQGIKLVQLSDFHYDGLRLSEEMLEEAIAVTNEAEPDLILLTGDYVTDDPAPINQLALRLKYLQSRYGIFAVLGNHDIHYSHSKTSITKALTGIGVNVLWNEIAYPLGNELPIVGLADYWSKEFHPASVMNKLDPNTPRIVLSHNPDTAKILEQWRVDLQLSGHTHGGHIVLPGIGPVVYHYKKLLKKAPKKLRRWVPFLLGDCSKVVRYWEWAQGLHQVTNNQLYVNRGLGTYRPGRLFCPPEVTVITLI from the coding sequence ATGCACTGGTTGTTTACAGGACGTTTAAGCGTAGATAAAATAACGGTTAAGATTGCTAATCTTTCACCAAGTTTACAAGGTATAAAGTTAGTACAGTTGTCGGATTTTCATTATGATGGTTTGCGGCTATCAGAAGAAATGTTAGAAGAGGCGATCGCCGTTACTAACGAAGCTGAACCAGACTTAATACTATTAACTGGTGACTATGTAACTGATGATCCTGCACCAATTAACCAACTCGCACTAAGACTTAAATATCTACAAAGTCGTTATGGTATTTTTGCTGTACTAGGCAACCATGATATTCACTACAGTCACTCTAAGACCTCAATAACGAAGGCTTTAACAGGTATTGGTGTTAATGTTCTGTGGAATGAAATTGCTTATCCTTTAGGAAATGAATTACCAATAGTAGGACTGGCTGACTATTGGTCAAAAGAATTTCATCCTGCATCGGTTATGAACAAACTCGATCCAAATACACCCCGGATTGTTTTATCTCATAACCCAGATACTGCGAAAATATTGGAACAATGGCGAGTAGATTTGCAACTATCTGGCCATACTCACGGTGGACATATAGTTCTTCCTGGTATTGGCCCTGTTGTCTATCATTATAAAAAGCTTCTAAAAAAAGCTCCCAAAAAACTGCGGCGTTGGGTGCCATTTTTACTAGGAGACTGCTCAAAAGTTGTACGCTATTGGGAATGGGCGCAGGGACTTCATCAAGTAACAAACAACCAGCTATATGTTAATCGTGGACTAGGAACTTATCGACCTGGGCGCTTATTTTGTCCGCCAGAAGTGACTGTAATTACCTTAATTTAG
- a CDS encoding metallophosphoesterase: MHRFLSGPLSVEQLTVNIAGLSASLQGKKLVHLSDFHYDGLRLSEEMLAEAIAVSNQVQPDLVLLTGDYVTTTPQPIHQLAKRLQKLQSHAGIYAILGNHDLYQKNSKTEITQALTKAGIQVLWNEIAYPLGEELPIVGIVDYYYREFNPQLLFNQLEPTTPRIVLCHNPDTAAMLQGWRVDLQLSGHTHGGQIVIPGLGAVLPYHKKIVRRVPIKIRRLFPLFFKDYFIVRHAEWLQGLHRIGKNQLYVNRGLGTYLPGRLFCPPELTVITLEAE, from the coding sequence ATGCACCGTTTTTTATCTGGCCCGTTGAGTGTAGAACAATTGACGGTGAATATTGCAGGCTTGTCTGCATCGCTACAAGGTAAGAAGTTGGTGCATCTATCAGATTTTCATTACGATGGGTTACGTCTGTCGGAAGAAATGTTAGCAGAAGCGATCGCAGTTAGCAATCAAGTACAACCAGATTTAGTCTTACTCACCGGTGATTACGTCACTACTACCCCACAACCTATTCACCAACTCGCAAAGAGGCTGCAAAAACTCCAAAGTCATGCAGGTATCTACGCCATTCTGGGTAACCACGACCTTTATCAAAAAAATTCAAAAACAGAAATCACCCAAGCATTGACGAAAGCTGGTATTCAGGTTCTGTGGAATGAAATCGCCTATCCCTTGGGAGAAGAATTACCCATAGTGGGAATCGTTGATTATTACTATCGGGAATTTAATCCGCAGTTGCTTTTTAACCAACTAGAACCCACCACACCGCGCATTGTTTTATGCCATAACCCAGACACCGCAGCTATGTTACAAGGTTGGCGAGTAGATTTGCAATTATCCGGCCATACTCACGGAGGGCAAATTGTCATTCCTGGCCTTGGGGCTGTGTTACCTTATCACAAGAAAATTGTCCGCAGAGTACCAATAAAAATACGGCGACTTTTTCCATTGTTTTTCAAAGATTATTTTATAGTACGTCATGCGGAATGGTTACAAGGCTTACATCGCATTGGCAAAAACCAGCTATATGTAAATCGTGGTTTAGGAACATATCTCCCAGGACGCTTATTTTGTCCTCCAGAGTTAACTGTAATTACACTGGAAGCTGAGTAA
- a CDS encoding cation:proton antiporter, with the protein MEASFEVTLQMAIAVFAGIGAQVLAAYLRVPSIVILLLLGILLGGDGVGLLHPQLLGTGLEVIVALATAIILFEGGLNLDLRELGRVSLSLQRLVTLGTLITLIGGSMAAHWLGEFPWNIAFLYASIVVVTGPTVISPLLKQINVDRQVATLLEGEGVLIDPVGAILAFVVLDTIVNGDADPVKAIIGLIMRLGIGAAIGAAGGYFMSLIFKRANFLSSELKNLVVLAVLWSLFTLAQMIRSESGVMTTVIAGAVFANSSVPEERSLRSFKGQLTILSVSVLFILLAADLSIASVFALGWGSLFTVLVLMFVVRPVNILFCTWNSNLNWRQKLFLSWVAPRGIVSASVAPLFAILLTQRGVNGGDSIKALVFLTIIMTVVCQGLTAGWVAKFLGITSQEATGAVIVGCNPLSLLIARFFQERGENVVLIDTDPDYIAQAETQNLRVIASSALDGEVLEEAGLASMGTFLAMTSNGEVNFVLAERAAEEFNPPRVLAVFPRDPQANGSANNKVQQAFVSDLPIKTWNEYLNDGRVKLGTTTLSESEFASQQEHIQEKIRNGVLVPLLVEREERLQIIPANQEWEVGDRIIYLLHDPRPNLLKRLSGASQSTPLVLETLPEVEEVPLAKVL; encoded by the coding sequence ATGGAAGCATCATTTGAAGTCACCCTACAGATGGCGATCGCTGTTTTTGCAGGTATCGGCGCTCAAGTCCTAGCGGCTTATTTGCGTGTACCCAGCATCGTCATATTGCTGTTGTTGGGCATTTTGCTAGGTGGTGATGGGGTTGGGTTATTACATCCCCAATTACTCGGTACAGGGCTGGAAGTGATTGTTGCCCTAGCAACGGCAATCATTCTGTTTGAAGGTGGATTGAATTTAGATTTACGCGAATTAGGTAGAGTTTCCCTCAGCTTGCAACGGCTTGTCACCTTAGGGACGCTAATCACCCTCATTGGGGGTAGTATGGCCGCCCATTGGCTGGGTGAATTTCCTTGGAATATAGCTTTTCTCTACGCTTCTATTGTTGTGGTCACAGGGCCGACTGTCATCAGTCCCCTGCTCAAACAAATCAACGTAGACCGGCAAGTGGCGACGTTGTTAGAAGGTGAGGGAGTTCTTATCGACCCAGTGGGAGCTATTTTAGCTTTTGTGGTGCTAGACACTATCGTTAACGGTGATGCAGACCCAGTAAAAGCCATTATCGGTTTAATAATGCGGTTGGGTATTGGTGCAGCCATAGGTGCTGCTGGCGGGTATTTCATGAGTTTGATTTTCAAGCGCGCCAATTTCCTTTCGTCTGAGTTAAAAAATCTAGTGGTTTTGGCTGTGCTATGGAGTTTATTTACTCTAGCGCAGATGATTCGCAGTGAATCGGGTGTGATGACAACTGTCATCGCTGGGGCAGTATTCGCTAACTCTTCAGTACCAGAGGAACGTTCCTTACGCAGCTTCAAAGGTCAACTGACAATTTTGAGCGTTTCTGTACTGTTCATTCTGTTAGCAGCTGATTTATCCATTGCCAGCGTGTTTGCTTTGGGTTGGGGCAGCTTGTTTACTGTATTGGTCTTGATGTTTGTTGTTCGCCCTGTAAATATCTTGTTCTGCACTTGGAACAGTAACTTAAACTGGCGACAGAAACTATTTTTAAGCTGGGTTGCACCTAGAGGGATTGTTTCTGCCTCTGTTGCGCCCTTGTTTGCAATTTTGCTAACTCAGCGTGGGGTCAATGGCGGTGATTCTATCAAAGCTTTGGTTTTCCTCACTATTATCATGACGGTAGTTTGTCAAGGATTAACAGCTGGTTGGGTGGCGAAATTTTTGGGCATCACTTCCCAAGAAGCTACAGGTGCAGTAATTGTCGGTTGTAATCCTTTGAGTTTGTTAATCGCCCGGTTCTTTCAAGAACGGGGGGAAAATGTCGTCTTAATTGATACTGATCCAGATTATATTGCTCAAGCAGAAACGCAAAATCTGCGGGTGATTGCTAGCAGTGCGCTGGATGGAGAGGTATTAGAAGAGGCGGGACTGGCATCGATGGGAACTTTTTTGGCGATGACGAGTAATGGTGAAGTAAACTTCGTTTTAGCCGAAAGGGCAGCCGAGGAATTTAATCCGCCCCGTGTTTTGGCTGTTTTTCCCCGCGATCCTCAGGCGAATGGTTCGGCCAATAATAAAGTCCAACAAGCTTTTGTTTCTGATTTGCCCATTAAGACTTGGAACGAATATCTCAATGATGGACGGGTGAAGTTAGGCACAACTACCTTGAGCGAATCGGAGTTTGCTAGCCAACAGGAACATATTCAAGAGAAAATTCGGAATGGGGTGTTAGTACCGTTGTTAGTAGAAAGGGAAGAACGCTTACAAATTATCCCAGCTAACCAAGAATGGGAAGTAGGCGATCGCATTATCTACCTATTACATGACCCCAGACCGAACTTATTAAAACGCTTATCCGGTGCTAGTCAATCCACACCTCTAGTTTTAGAGACGTTACCAGAGGTGGAAGAAGTACCTTTAGCAAAGGTGCTTTAA
- a CDS encoding cytochrome b N-terminal domain-containing protein — protein MQNTQFDRILRRIATILSVVILSLCLIYVSTGILLSFNYEPTAGGAYRSLRMIDTQVAYGWLFHRAHDIAGNAMIAIALVQIVIMFLGRQFRKSWLIAWISGIFFTLSAIGLDWTAMILDWTQEGYWRFNIELGNIEAIPAIGTLLRDILTGGGAISSLTVLHLYTLHNYFVSVAAIIFAVVHLSALLWQEREMYAETREEIIQLTQASVTS, from the coding sequence ATGCAAAACACCCAGTTTGATAGGATTTTGCGGCGAATAGCAACGATATTATCGGTCGTGATTCTTTCCCTGTGCCTGATTTATGTATCTACGGGAATTTTATTGTCTTTTAATTACGAGCCGACAGCAGGCGGAGCTTATAGATCTTTGAGAATGATTGATACGCAAGTGGCTTATGGCTGGTTGTTCCATCGGGCCCATGATATTGCTGGTAATGCCATGATTGCGATCGCCTTAGTCCAAATTGTCATCATGTTTTTAGGACGACAATTCCGCAAGAGTTGGCTGATTGCTTGGATAAGTGGTATTTTCTTTACCTTGAGTGCGATCGGTCTGGATTGGACGGCGATGATTTTAGATTGGACTCAAGAAGGATATTGGCGTTTTAATATCGAGTTGGGCAATATTGAAGCGATTCCCGCCATTGGTACACTGTTGAGAGATATACTCACTGGTGGAGGAGCTATTAGCAGCTTGACAGTCCTGCACCTATACACACTCCACAATTATTTTGTTTCCGTTGCAGCAATAATTTTTGCTGTGGTACATTTGTCAGCCTTATTGTGGCAAGAACGAGAAATGTACGCAGAAACGAGAGAGGAAATTATTCAACTCACACAAGCAAGCGTCACTAGCTGA
- a CDS encoding esterase/lipase family protein, with protein sequence MPLPTVIVPGYLESAIAYQQLATSLQELGFPTVTVPLRRRDWLPLIGGRSVAPIIQQLDNTVKQALQEHNATQVNLIGHSAGGWISRIYLGEKAYAARGKAQTSLWNAHSLVATLVTLGTPHISQERWTRWNLDFVNNNYPGAFYQNVRYVCVAGKTILGERRRGGWLAYSSYQLTCGTGNTWGDGITPIAAAHLIGAENLIIEGVRHSPRNPGIWYGSPEPLKAWTKYLG encoded by the coding sequence ATGCCATTACCTACCGTTATTGTCCCTGGATATTTAGAAAGCGCGATCGCTTATCAGCAACTAGCAACCTCATTACAAGAATTAGGTTTTCCTACAGTTACAGTACCTCTGAGACGGCGGGATTGGTTGCCTTTGATTGGTGGTAGATCGGTCGCGCCAATTATACAACAACTCGACAATACAGTCAAACAAGCTTTACAAGAACATAACGCTACTCAAGTTAACTTGATTGGTCACTCTGCTGGCGGTTGGATTTCTCGGATCTATTTGGGTGAAAAGGCCTATGCTGCAAGGGGTAAGGCGCAAACTTCTCTCTGGAATGCCCATTCCTTAGTTGCTACTCTCGTCACCCTTGGTACACCCCACATCAGCCAAGAACGCTGGACGAGGTGGAATCTAGATTTCGTTAACAACAATTACCCCGGAGCTTTTTACCAAAATGTCCGTTACGTTTGCGTGGCGGGAAAGACTATTTTGGGAGAGAGAAGGCGAGGCGGCTGGTTAGCTTATAGCAGTTATCAGTTAACTTGCGGTACTGGTAACACCTGGGGTGATGGAATTACGCCGATTGCGGCTGCTCACTTGATAGGGGCAGAAAATCTGATTATTGAAGGTGTTAGACATTCCCCCAGAAATCCAGGGATCTGGTATGGCTCTCCAGAACCGTTGAAGGCTTGGACAAAGTATTTGGGTTAA